TTACTGGTGGCTACCAGGGTATGTGCCTGGGCCACATCGGCCAACACCAGCAGGCTTAGGGCGGCAGCAATCAGCGGGCTACGCATGGAACGACTCCGGAGAAATAAGGATAACTATTGGACGAGAATTGCCTGTGCCAGTTCAAGGTCGCTGACGTGAAGTTTTGGCTGGGCCCGGCGTAGGTAATCCAGGGCCGACTCCAATTGTGCACCTCGCAACTGCCCGTCGCTGGCAATGAAGGCCGCAGCGTCATCGTGAGCGGCGACGATCAGTTTATGGTCGAAGGGCGCAGAGGTCACCATGCTTGTGGCATAGCCGCTGACCACCACCTGCTGGGTGGACACATCGAAAGCATGGGCCGGAACAGACCAGCAAAAAACTACGAAGAAAGACGCGATAAACAGATCTGAGTAAAAACGCATGGGACTCGACGGTTGATGGCGAGCCTAAAGGCTAGCGCAAACCTGCGGGCCAGAGCCAGTGCTGAAACATCGGAACACCATTTGGTGCCCGATGTTTCATGTTGCATCA
The sequence above is drawn from the Pseudomonas sp. St316 genome and encodes:
- a CDS encoding DUF2388 domain-containing protein — protein: MRFYSDLFIASFFVVFCWSVPAHAFDVSTQQVVVSGYATSMVTSAPFDHKLIVAAHDDAAAFIASDGQLRGAQLESALDYLRRAQPKLHVSDLELAQAILVQ